TTTGTTGGCAATAGGTGTAGATGATTATGAGGCAAATAGAATATTAAGAAATCCATATACAGATAATTTAGAAACATCTATACTTGCCTTATCTAAAGAAGAAATCATCGGTCAAGGAATTTTAGATGTTGAAAAAGCACTTAAAGGTTTAGCTAGACTTGATGCAAACCGTTTAAATAATAAAGATATTTATGTTTATGACTCAACAAAAAAAGAATTTAAAAATCTTTTTAATAATAATATTAAAAACAACACCTTGAAAGGCAACAAAGTTGCACTTTATACTATAGATACAGGTACTGATAGTGCTTTAGTAAGAGAATTTTCTAATGATATAGACCAAAGACTTTGGAAAGATAGTTTGCATTTAGATGGAGCTTTAAATTCTCCAAAGGATGATATGAAATTTATTAGCCAAGTAGGTCTTAAAAAGCAGGGATTAGGCACGCTTATCTTATCTGGTAAAAACACTTATAAAGGTGCCACTATAGCTGAAGGTGGAACTTTAAGCATTGCTAATCAAATAGCAGGTGATGGGTATGCTATAAACGGAGCTACTTTAAAGTTAGACGGGTCTAATGTAGATAATTTAGAAAATGGCACAGTAAAAATAGGCGGAAATGTATATATTAAAAACAAAAATTCTATCTTGGAAATTCTAAATAAAGCTAATATTTCTGGTTTTGTGGAGACTGCAGATAATGGTAAAATTGGCATAAGAAGCACCTCAAATTTAAAAACATCATCTTTAATAGTTGATAATTCATCTCTTGAAGCTATAAAAGATAGCTCAGAAATAGACCCTAGAAAATTACATGAAAGTAGAGTTATAAATATTGATAGTCTAAACCAAAAAGGAAATTTTGCCATTAATGGCGTTACTATCGATGTATCAAACAGTATATACACTAGTTCTGCTCGCCCGGCTCCTGTAAAATTTAATATCAATAACTCAAAGTTAAGAATAGGCGGAAATGGTATTTTTAAAGGGTATAACGAAAATGATACTCTTGCTATCTCTGGTGATGCTATATTTGATACGACTAAAGATACATCATTTGCAAGTAAAGCTAAAATCTTAGGAGATGGTAAATTTATAAAACAAGGAGTTGGCAATCTAGTTTTAAATAGTAATAAAAACTGGATTGGCGGAACTGAAATTCACTCTGGAAATTTAGTTTTAAAAGGAGATTTTAAGCTAAATGATGGTGAAAAACTTGGTATTGGTATTATAAATGACACTAAGTATTCAAAATTAATAGCTGATAATGTTAATATAACAAATGGAATACTTCAGATAATAACCCCAGCTACTAATGATGTATCTTTGTACAATAAAAATTTTAATCCAGGCACGGGTAATACTGGAAAAACTATAAGAGAGATAATTAAATCTGAACTTAGTAATAGAGTTGGGGAATTTAAAGAAATAGATAGAAGTAAAGTTGATTCTAAATATATAGTAAAGGCTGATTATAGCAGTAATGATGCTGTCCATTTAAATATATTTGATACAGCTACTTACGCAGATCCTGCAAATCCAGATCCTGCAAATCCAGATCCTGCAAATCCAGATCCTGCAAATCCAGATCCTGCAAATCCAGATCCTGCAAATCCAGATCCTGCAAATCCAGATCCTGCAAATCCAGATCCTGCAAATCCAGATCCTGCAAATCCAGATCCTGCAAATCCAGATCCTGCAAATCCAGATCCTGCAAATCCAGATCCTGCAAATCCAGATCCTGCAAATCCAGATCCTGCAAATCCAGATCCTGCAAATCCAGATCCTGCAAATCCAGATCCTGCAAATCCAGATCCTGCAAATCCAGATCCTGCAAATCCAGATCCTGCAAATCCAGATCCTGCAAATCCAGATCCTGCAAATCCAGATCCTGCAAATCCAGATCCTGCAAATCCAGATCCTGCAAATCCAGATCCTGCAAATCCAGATCCTGCAAATCCAGATCCTGCAAATCCAGATCCTGCAAATCCAGATCCTGCAAATCCAGATCCTGCAAATCCAGATCCTGCAAATCCAGATCCTGCAAATCCAGATCCTGCAAATCCAGATCCTGCAAATCCAGATCCTGCAAATCCAGTTGATAACAATACTCATTTTATTGTTAAAAATGATGCTACTAGGAAATTAAAAGAGGTTAAAAAAGGTCAAACATTAAATCTTGTTGATAGTTATACTCCTTTGACAGATGATTTAAAAAGTAACCTAGAAGATAGTGTAAATGGCGATATTGTAACTGGTATTGTAAAAGGTGATAAAGATAAAGACACTATTCTCATAGTTGATGAAGGTAAAGTTTTAGAGTCTAGATCAACAGATGAGAAAAAAACAACTTTTGTTGTAGGCAATAAAGCCTCCATGATAGTTAAAGATTCGGCTAGTTTGGATTTTGATAAATTATATGTAGAAAAAGGACAAACTGATGTTGCTATCATAAGTGGTAAATCAAAAATCGATGAGTTAGAAAACCACGGAAGAGTGGCTATAGGTGGAGAAGGTACTGAAGTTGAGTTTAAAAATATAAATAGCAGCGATACGTTTAGGGTTGACAATAACGCAAAAGCTAATTCTTCTAATGCAAAATTAGCTAAGCTAGAAGTAAATAATGGTGCTAATTTTATAGCTAAATTGGTAGAAGTTTCAGTAAGTGCTGGAGTTAATATAGGTTCACTGTTTAAAAGTGATGACATAAAGTCAAAAGGTGATTTTATTGTTCAAGATAACTCAAATGTTGATATTAAAAATAGTGCAAATTTCAAGAATTTATCCATAACTAAAAACAGCACTGTATCATCTAAGACTACAGATATATCTGGAAATTTAAACCTAGATTCATCTATTCTTAAGACAGATGTTCTTAATAGTAACGGTAATTTTATAGCTCAAAATTCTGCTAAAGTTGATACAAAACAAGCAAATTTTAATGGGGATACTATTATAGATAATTCAAATTTAAACACAGAGGAGTTTAAATTTGTCAGTAAAGATAAAGAAAATGGCAAAAAGACAAAACTATATATTCAAAACTCTGCTAAAGTAACTGCTACATCTTTAGATACAGCAACCATTATAGGTGAAGCTCAAATTTCAGGCAACAAAGCTCCAAGTGGTTCTATAGCTGATCCTAAAGACACCATATTCGATAGTAAGCACTTAGTTCTAGGTGATGGTAAATCTAATACAAATATATTATCTGATAGTTCTTTTATAAAAACAGCAAGACTAGAGTTAAATGGTGCAAATCTATCTTTACAAAATGCTTCAATATTTGAAATAGCAACCAACGATACAGAGATTAATAAAAAAGCATTTGATAGTAAAAGGGAGTCTAAGTTAAACATATATAACTCTACTTTAAAGATTTCTGGTTCAAAAGATCTTATCTTAAACCCAAACAACATAGATGTATCAAGCGCTATATTTGATATAAATAATAAAACTACAGTAGCTGATACTGCAACTATAACAGGAAAAGATCTGATTAAGACAGGAAGTGGAGAACTAGCATTAACTAGTAAATCTAAAAAATGGAGCGGTACAGATGTTAGGGTTGGAACTCTTAAATTTAGTGGAGATTTGGCTTTAAATAATGATGGTAAAGATTATTTAAGAGTAGCAAATTTATCGGTAGTAAAAGTTGATGGTAGAGCTACGCTTAATAATAATAAACTTATCATTGGTATAGATGAGACAGTAGATGGTGTAGTAAGAACTGGGGTTTTAAAAGCCAATGAAGTAGATGTTAATGGTGCTATGTTGTTTGTAGAGGCTCCTGTTAGAGAAACTATTATTAAATCAAATGAAATATCAGGATATTTGGATGCTGGTAAGATTACTGGTAAATTTATGAAGTTAGATACAAATATGGCATTGTTTAATCTTGACTTTAAAAATGGAAATCAAGGAGTTTTATCTGTGTTGGCAAATCCTACGATGCTTAAGCATGCCAAAGATAACTCTTTAACATCCTTACTATCTCTAGCTTCAGCTATTGATGATACAATCACTAAAGATAATACTTTAATGATGATTACAAAAGGTGGTCAAAAAGATGCTTTGCTTGATATGCAACCGCTTCTTTCTGGTCAAGCTATAAAGGTAATAGCTGATGCATCAGCTCAAGTTAAAGAAAGTATCCTGCAAAGAGATACCGATATAAAAGTTAATAGTGGTGTGGAAAATAGTTATAGGGTTTGGGCTAAAATGTCTGGTTCTAAAAGCAAACAAGATAGTTTATCTAGCGGAGTATTAGGATATGATGCAGACCATTTCCAAACTATAGTTGGAATAGATGGAGATATTGGAGATAATGCTTTATTTGGAATTGCATTTGCTCACACAAGAAGCGATGCAGATAGTAAATTAAGAGGTCATAAGTTAGATAGTGATCTTTACCAAATTTATGCATATAGTGATATATACTTTAGCCAGAAGTTAAAGCTTAATTTATTGGCAAGTATAGGTAGAGCTGAGAATGAAGGTGAAAGAAATATTGGTTTTGCAAATGAAACTCTTAAGTCAAAATATAATAGCAATGTTTATCAAGTAGGTGCAGGACTTGAATATATAGTTGCTATGTCAACTCAAGCAGCTATTATGCCTTATTTGAGAGCTGATTATACTCGTATAGAAAATGAGAGTTATCAAGAAAAAGGAAGTAAATCTTTAGCTTTAAATATTCATAAACAAGATTATGAGTCGCTTATGGTTGAAGCTGGACTTAGAGCTATATATAGACCAAACAAATATTTCAGTATGTATGCTAGAGCTGGTGTTGGTATGGAACTAATGGATGATGATACAACTATACATGGTATACTTCGTGGATCAAAATTTGCTCAAAGATCTGAGATTGATAATGACTTTGCTATACTTATGTCCTTAGGTCTTATATACTCTCCATCAGATAGATTTAACCTAAGCCTAGGGTATAATACAGACTTTAGAAAAGGCTATATGAATAATGCAATTATGTTAGGAGCTGAGTACAAGTTTTAACTAAATTGTTTATAGAATATGTAAAAGCTAGATTTTTAGATTTAGCTTTTACGCTCTTTGTATAAAAATATATCTATTTACACAAATTTGCTAAAATCATCTTTACAAACTAAGCTTGTTTAAAACTTAGTTTTTGTAGAATAACAAAATTCTGTTTTTAAGGTAAGATTTGAAGGATTTTTTTTACGAGTTAGAAGTTAGCAGCGAAAATGCTCTGGAACTCTTTAGTGATTTTGTCTTTGAATTTGGTGTTATAGGAGTGGAATTTAAAGACAAAAGCTTTATAGTTAGAGACGAAGATAGTTTAGAAAATTTAGAATTTGCTCTTATTAATTATCAAAAAGAACTTAAAAAAGCTCTAAATTTGGACATTGATCTAAAGCTAAATTCTACAAAACAAAAAAATATCGATTGGATTACTAAATACAAAGAAGGCGTAAATCCAATAGAAATTTCTGAGTTTTATATCTATCCTAGCTGGTGCGAGCCAAAACAAGGGCTAAAAAACATTATCATCGATCCAGCACTAGCTTTTGGAAGTGGGCATCACGAAAGTACAAATATGTGTTTAAATCTCATCTCAAAGTATAAAAATGGCTATAAAACTGCCCTTGATGTGGGATGTGGGAGTGGGATTTTAAGTATTGCTTTAGCTAAAAGTGGGCTTAAAGTTAGTTCGTGTGATACGGATGAGCAGGCTATAGAAGCAACAAAACAAAACGCTTCTAAAAATAAAATGTCTTTAGATGAAATTTGGACTGGAAGTATCTCAAATTTAGATAAAACTTATGATTTGGTAGTTGCAAATATCATAGCTGATGTGATTTTGATACTTAAAAAAGATCTGATAAATGCACTAAATTTAGGTGGAATTTTAATTTTATCAGGAATTTTAAACAGCTATAAAGATAGAATCAAAAACGAATTTAAAGAGCTAAGATGCTTAGAAATTTTGGAAAAAAACGAATGGATAAGCTTCGTATTTAAAAAAGAAAGGTAAGAATTTGAACAATAACTTTAATAATAAAAACAACCAAAATAACGGTCAAAACAACAACAATAATAATAACTTTTTTAATCAAAATCCAATTATTACATTTTTAATTTTTGCGGTTTTGATGATAGCTATTTTTAGGGCAATGTCGCCAGATAGTGGAATAATGGGCAGTAGCGGTGCAAATAGACAAATTGCTTATTCTGAGTTTAAAAGCTTAATAGAAAACAAGCAAATTTCAAAGGTGATGATAGGTCAAACTCAAATTAAAGGCGAGGGAAATGGCGAGGTTTATACTGCTAACCGCGTTCAAGATCCAAATTTAACCGTTATGCTTGACTCTCAAGGAATTCCCTACTCAGCATATAATGAGAGAAATCCGCTTATGGATATGATTTTTAGTTGGGTGATTCCTATTTTTATATTCTTTGCAATCTGGATGTTTTTAGTAAGTAGAATGCAAAAAAGCGTTGGCGGTGGAATTTTAGGTGTAGGAAGTTCTAAAAAGCTTGTAAATTCAGAAAAACCAAATGTGAAATTTGATGATGTTGCTGGTGTTGAAGAGGCAAAAGAAGAGGTTCAAGAGATTGTGGATTATCTAAAAAATCCAGAAAAATATCTCCGTTTAGGAGCTAAAATTCCAAAAGGAATCTTACTAGTTGGACCTCCAGGAACTGGTAAAACCTTGCTTGCTAGAGCTGTCGCAGGAGAAGCTGATGTTCCGTTTTTTAGCATTTCAGCATCAAGTTTTATAGAGATGTTTGTTGGAGTTGGCGCAAGTAGGGTAAGAGATCTTTTTGAAAATGCTAAAAAAGAAGCACCGTCAATTGTTTTTATAGATGAAATTGATGCCATTGGAAAGAGTAGATCAAGTAGTCCAATGGGTGGAAATGACGAAAGAGAACAAACCTTAAATCAGCTTTTAAGCGAAATGGACGGTTTTGATGCTGATAAAAGCCCAGTTATTGTTATGGCTGCCACAAACCGTCCTGAAATTTTAGATGCTGCACTTTTAAGACCTGGTAGATTTGATAGACAAGTTTTAGTTGATAAGCCCGACTTTAAAGGCAGAATGGATATCTTAAAAATTCATATGAAAGATGTTAAATTTGCTGATGATATTGATATTGAAGAGATTGCTCGCCTTACAACAGGTCTTGCTGGAGCAGATCTTGAAAATGTGGTAAATGAAGCTGCTCTTTTAGCAGGAAGAGAGTCAAAAAAGGCTGTAACTCAAGCTGATATGGTAGAAGCGGTTGAAAGAAGTATCGCTGGACTTGAGAAAAAATCGCGTCGTGTTAATCCAAAGGAAAAACGCATCGTTGCTTATCATGAGTGCGGACATGCATTAATCGCAGAAGTTACAAAAGGAGCTAAAAAAGTTACAAAAGTCTCTATCATACCTAGAGGATTAGCAGCTCTTGGCTATACACTTAACACTCCTGAAGAGAATAAATTTCTTATGCAAAAGCATGAACTTATAGCTGAAGTTGATGTGCTTTTAGGTGGTCGTGGGGCTGAAATGGTATTTATGGAAGATATCTCTACTGGAGCTAGCAATGACTTAGAGCGTGCAACGGATATCTTAAAAGCTATGATTTCAATGTATGGTATGAGTGATATAGCTGGACTTATGGTTTTAGAAAAGCAAAGGAACAACTTCTTAGCGGGTCAAACTATAAAAGACTATAGTGAAGATATGGCACAAAAGGTAGATGAAGCAGTTAGGCTTAAGCTAAAAGAGAGAATTGATGAGGTTGTAAAGACAATAACTGAGTATAAACCAGCTATTGAAAGTATGGTGGCAGCTTTATACAAAGAAGAGACTATAACTGGTGAGCAAGTTAGAGAAATTATTGCAAATTTTGAAAAAGAAGCTGGACTTCAAAGTAGGCTTGTTTCTGAAACGACTGAAGAAAATGAAGATATAGAAAAGGCAAAGCATAAGGTATGAAAAAACCTGATAATATAGCTTATGTTTTACCAAATTTGTTCACAGCATCAAGCTGTTTTTTTGGGATATTAAGCGTAATAGCATCTATTAATGACAACTTTGAAAAAGCTATAATTTATATATTTATATCTATGGTTTTAGATGGTCTTGATGGTAGGGTTGCAAGATTAACTCATACCACATCTGAGTTTGGCGTAGAGTTTGACTCACTTTGCGATTTGGTAGCTTTTGGCGTTGCACCTGCTATGCTTTTTTATTGTACAATGGGGGCTGAGTACGGTAGGTTTGGCATTTTGGCAAGTGCTTTATTTGTAGTTTTTGGAGCTATAAGGCTTGCAAGATTTAATGTCACAACTATGCTAAATGAGCCAAATGTCTTTATCGGTCTTCCTATTCCTCTTGCTGCTGTTACGGTAGCTTCTTGGATATCCCTTCATATAAAATTTGACTTTGGAGTTGGTGGGCTTTACACTACCATTATGGTAGGGCTTTCACTTCTTATGGTGAGCAATATCCGCTATCCAAGCTTTAAAAAGATAAATTTTGATAAGACAAAATTTAGAAAAGCTTTTGTTATAGCTATTTTGGTTTTAGCAGTCTTATATCTAAAGCCATCTGAATTTTTAGCTTTTGCTACGCTATGCTATATAGTTTATGGAATTTCCAGAACTATTTTTAAGCTCTATGTTAAGAAAAAGAGTATATAATCAATAAAATTTATTATTTAGGAAAAAATTATGGATAAAAATAGAATCATTGTTTTTGATACAACACTAAGAGATGGCGAACAAAGCCCAGGAGCATCTATGAATACTGAAGAGAAAATCCGCCTTGCTTTACAGCTTGAAAAACTTGGTGTTGATGTTATAGAAAGTGGTTTTGCAGCGGCTAGTAAAGGGGATTTTGAAGCTGTAAATATGATAGCAAAAGAGGCAACTACAATAAATGTATGTTCTCTTGCTAGAGCGGTTGAAAAAGATATCAAAGCAGCAGCAGATGCTATAAATCCAGCTAAGAATAAAAGAATTCATACCTTTATTGCTACAAGTCCAATTCACATGGAATTTAAACTTAAAAAAACACCCGATGAAGTGATAAAATCTGCTATAAATGCAGTAAGCTATGCAAAAAGCTTAGTTGATGATGTTGAGTTTAGTTGTGAAGATGCTGGAAGAAGTGATATAGGCTTTTTAAAAGAGATTGTTGATGCAGCAATCAGTGCTGGAGCAAGAACTATAAATTTACCTGATACTGTTGGATACAGACTTCCAAGCGAAATGTATGAGATGTTTAAGGCTATGAGCGAATTTGTAAATGGTAGAGCCATACTTTCAGCTCATAATCACGATGATTTAGGTTTAGGTGTAGCAAATACTATGGCTTGTATAGAGGGTGGAGCAAGGCAAGTAGAAGTTACTATAAATGGCTTAGGTGAGCGTGCTGGAAATACCGCCCTAGAAGAGATTGTGATGATTTTAAAAACAAGAGCTGACAAATATGCACCACTTTATACCGGTATAAATTTTAAAGAAATTTACCCAAGTTCAAGACTTGTATCAAGTATCACAAGCATTGAACCACAGCCAAACAAAGCCATAGTTGGAAAAAATGCCTTTGCTCATGAGAGTGGTATACATCAAGATGGAGTGCTAAAGCATCCTGAAACTTATGAGATTATTAAAGCTAGCGATGTTGGATTTAAGCAAGATAGTGGGCTTATTTTAGGTAAACATAGTGGTAGAGCTGCATTTAAAGATAAACTTAAGAATTTAGGTTATGAAGTAAACGAAGATGAGCTAAATGCTTTATTTGTTAAATTTAAAGATTTGGCTGATAAGAAAAAAGATATTTATGATGAAGATATTAGAGCTTTGGTTACAAATGAGATTACAAAGGTAGAGAAATTTTATGAAATTATCACACTATCAACTAGCTCTTGTAACAAAGGTCACTCTGGAGCAGTCATTACTATCAAGCATGGCGAAAATGAACAAAGCGATGCATCTATTGGAAATGGCTCAGTTGATGCGATATTTAAAGCTATTGATAGAATTTCAGGTATCAAAGGAGAGCTTAAGGACTATCAAGTAAGAGCTGTTAGTAAGGGCAAAGATGCTTTAGCTAGAGTTGATGTTAAAGTTAAATTTGCTGATATGACGACGATAGGACATGGACTTGATGTTGATACGATGCTTTCAAGTGCCAAAGCTTATGTAGGAGCACTTAATAGCTATCTAAATATGACAAAATAGCTCAAAGCTACAAAATTTTGTTTTGTAGCTTTTTGTTATATAAAAGTTTCCTAGACTCTATATACTTTGGTTAAATTTAACTAAAGGAGAGTCTATGAGAAAAGTTATCTTGGGTTTTGTGGTTATTACTTCATCACTTTTAGCTAGTGATTTAAGCCAAATAAATAAAAAAGTTGAGATTGGCATAAGA
The sequence above is a segment of the Campylobacter corcagiensis genome. Coding sequences within it:
- a CDS encoding autotransporter domain-containing protein — translated: MKKLFTSFAMLILLIGSCYAEISEITKKSYELINIDKVRDDVNPITNKQRWDGSGVTVGIVDSSINSLHPSLDGSNLGQEGYRFPYELTDHGTHVAGLLLGKKFADDEPYGIAHNAKFYNYAFLGENNKNLPNAKIYGFFKNKKDVKIINNSWGASSFPLINGYFRQSRVGNFISYDEIDSKKGFNTPISLNDFSSRIQGNYANQLVALSKENGVLNVFANGNQGNISPATATVVPSYDENIRSWLAVGNINPLNTIKKDDGSIEITNNYKVRWNIDSVYYKEGVDGSMLSSNLFVGSAANYGIMAPGFEIEAANAAYLYRNAFNGRMKYIPMTGTSMASPIVSGAAALVQQKYPFLNGAQVADVLLTTANDNVKLPKLFLKQSDSFTGYYVIYTDPSFVPRLANKEIDINQVKDDLLAIGVDDYEANRILRNPYTDNLETSILALSKEEIIGQGILDVEKALKGLARLDANRLNNKDIYVYDSTKKEFKNLFNNNIKNNTLKGNKVALYTIDTGTDSALVREFSNDIDQRLWKDSLHLDGALNSPKDDMKFISQVGLKKQGLGTLILSGKNTYKGATIAEGGTLSIANQIAGDGYAINGATLKLDGSNVDNLENGTVKIGGNVYIKNKNSILEILNKANISGFVETADNGKIGIRSTSNLKTSSLIVDNSSLEAIKDSSEIDPRKLHESRVINIDSLNQKGNFAINGVTIDVSNSIYTSSARPAPVKFNINNSKLRIGGNGIFKGYNENDTLAISGDAIFDTTKDTSFASKAKILGDGKFIKQGVGNLVLNSNKNWIGGTEIHSGNLVLKGDFKLNDGEKLGIGIINDTKYSKLIADNVNITNGILQIITPATNDVSLYNKNFNPGTGNTGKTIREIIKSELSNRVGEFKEIDRSKVDSKYIVKADYSSNDAVHLNIFDTATYADPANPDPANPDPANPDPANPDPANPDPANPDPANPDPANPDPANPDPANPDPANPDPANPDPANPDPANPDPANPDPANPDPANPDPANPDPANPDPANPDPANPDPANPDPANPDPANPDPANPDPANPDPANPDPANPDPANPDPANPDPANPDPANPDPANPDPANPDPANPDPANPDPANPDPANPVDNNTHFIVKNDATRKLKEVKKGQTLNLVDSYTPLTDDLKSNLEDSVNGDIVTGIVKGDKDKDTILIVDEGKVLESRSTDEKKTTFVVGNKASMIVKDSASLDFDKLYVEKGQTDVAIISGKSKIDELENHGRVAIGGEGTEVEFKNINSSDTFRVDNNAKANSSNAKLAKLEVNNGANFIAKLVEVSVSAGVNIGSLFKSDDIKSKGDFIVQDNSNVDIKNSANFKNLSITKNSTVSSKTTDISGNLNLDSSILKTDVLNSNGNFIAQNSAKVDTKQANFNGDTIIDNSNLNTEEFKFVSKDKENGKKTKLYIQNSAKVTATSLDTATIIGEAQISGNKAPSGSIADPKDTIFDSKHLVLGDGKSNTNILSDSSFIKTARLELNGANLSLQNASIFEIATNDTEINKKAFDSKRESKLNIYNSTLKISGSKDLILNPNNIDVSSAIFDINNKTTVADTATITGKDLIKTGSGELALTSKSKKWSGTDVRVGTLKFSGDLALNNDGKDYLRVANLSVVKVDGRATLNNNKLIIGIDETVDGVVRTGVLKANEVDVNGAMLFVEAPVRETIIKSNEISGYLDAGKITGKFMKLDTNMALFNLDFKNGNQGVLSVLANPTMLKHAKDNSLTSLLSLASAIDDTITKDNTLMMITKGGQKDALLDMQPLLSGQAIKVIADASAQVKESILQRDTDIKVNSGVENSYRVWAKMSGSKSKQDSLSSGVLGYDADHFQTIVGIDGDIGDNALFGIAFAHTRSDADSKLRGHKLDSDLYQIYAYSDIYFSQKLKLNLLASIGRAENEGERNIGFANETLKSKYNSNVYQVGAGLEYIVAMSTQAAIMPYLRADYTRIENESYQEKGSKSLALNIHKQDYESLMVEAGLRAIYRPNKYFSMYARAGVGMELMDDDTTIHGILRGSKFAQRSEIDNDFAILMSLGLIYSPSDRFNLSLGYNTDFRKGYMNNAIMLGAEYKF
- a CDS encoding 50S ribosomal protein L11 methyltransferase; the protein is MKDFFYELEVSSENALELFSDFVFEFGVIGVEFKDKSFIVRDEDSLENLEFALINYQKELKKALNLDIDLKLNSTKQKNIDWITKYKEGVNPIEISEFYIYPSWCEPKQGLKNIIIDPALAFGSGHHESTNMCLNLISKYKNGYKTALDVGCGSGILSIALAKSGLKVSSCDTDEQAIEATKQNASKNKMSLDEIWTGSISNLDKTYDLVVANIIADVILILKKDLINALNLGGILILSGILNSYKDRIKNEFKELRCLEILEKNEWISFVFKKER
- the ftsH gene encoding ATP-dependent zinc metalloprotease FtsH, whose product is MNNNFNNKNNQNNGQNNNNNNNFFNQNPIITFLIFAVLMIAIFRAMSPDSGIMGSSGANRQIAYSEFKSLIENKQISKVMIGQTQIKGEGNGEVYTANRVQDPNLTVMLDSQGIPYSAYNERNPLMDMIFSWVIPIFIFFAIWMFLVSRMQKSVGGGILGVGSSKKLVNSEKPNVKFDDVAGVEEAKEEVQEIVDYLKNPEKYLRLGAKIPKGILLVGPPGTGKTLLARAVAGEADVPFFSISASSFIEMFVGVGASRVRDLFENAKKEAPSIVFIDEIDAIGKSRSSSPMGGNDEREQTLNQLLSEMDGFDADKSPVIVMAATNRPEILDAALLRPGRFDRQVLVDKPDFKGRMDILKIHMKDVKFADDIDIEEIARLTTGLAGADLENVVNEAALLAGRESKKAVTQADMVEAVERSIAGLEKKSRRVNPKEKRIVAYHECGHALIAEVTKGAKKVTKVSIIPRGLAALGYTLNTPEENKFLMQKHELIAEVDVLLGGRGAEMVFMEDISTGASNDLERATDILKAMISMYGMSDIAGLMVLEKQRNNFLAGQTIKDYSEDMAQKVDEAVRLKLKERIDEVVKTITEYKPAIESMVAALYKEETITGEQVREIIANFEKEAGLQSRLVSETTEENEDIEKAKHKV
- the pssA gene encoding CDP-diacylglycerol--serine O-phosphatidyltransferase — its product is MKKPDNIAYVLPNLFTASSCFFGILSVIASINDNFEKAIIYIFISMVLDGLDGRVARLTHTTSEFGVEFDSLCDLVAFGVAPAMLFYCTMGAEYGRFGILASALFVVFGAIRLARFNVTTMLNEPNVFIGLPIPLAAVTVASWISLHIKFDFGVGGLYTTIMVGLSLLMVSNIRYPSFKKINFDKTKFRKAFVIAILVLAVLYLKPSEFLAFATLCYIVYGISRTIFKLYVKKKSI
- a CDS encoding 2-isopropylmalate synthase, which gives rise to MDKNRIIVFDTTLRDGEQSPGASMNTEEKIRLALQLEKLGVDVIESGFAAASKGDFEAVNMIAKEATTINVCSLARAVEKDIKAAADAINPAKNKRIHTFIATSPIHMEFKLKKTPDEVIKSAINAVSYAKSLVDDVEFSCEDAGRSDIGFLKEIVDAAISAGARTINLPDTVGYRLPSEMYEMFKAMSEFVNGRAILSAHNHDDLGLGVANTMACIEGGARQVEVTINGLGERAGNTALEEIVMILKTRADKYAPLYTGINFKEIYPSSRLVSSITSIEPQPNKAIVGKNAFAHESGIHQDGVLKHPETYEIIKASDVGFKQDSGLILGKHSGRAAFKDKLKNLGYEVNEDELNALFVKFKDLADKKKDIYDEDIRALVTNEITKVEKFYEIITLSTSSCNKGHSGAVITIKHGENEQSDASIGNGSVDAIFKAIDRISGIKGELKDYQVRAVSKGKDALARVDVKVKFADMTTIGHGLDVDTMLSSAKAYVGALNSYLNMTK